The following coding sequences are from one Vicugna pacos chromosome 11, VicPac4, whole genome shotgun sequence window:
- the LOC140699763 gene encoding ral guanine nucleotide dissociation stimulator-like: protein MFSSCFPVSRGFSARKPWTARFFGGCRRLWNPPPRRLWPILRRSPKDSTHGTGQDLVHGDPRSTSLQEAQVPHESSRAQDALRGGAGPSGSGDEAYRAWSLQRHRLEKLVAKLVPAVLGGHPSYLNTFLGNYRSFATAQQVLDHLFRRYGCVLPVMEEDGGPLHQLKQAMASILGTWMFQYPGDFHQPPEFPCLKMVVAYVELSMPGSDLEQQAHLLLAQLEQLELPEADSDAPAPEPAGETPLGGEPAPALLPATAPAPAPAPEPEPEPEQRDALSCEAAASSLLSAVDPGPSSGPPSTLPETPPLP, encoded by the exons atgttctcctcttgtttcccggtctcccggggcttctccgccaggaaaccctggactgcgaggttcttcggtggctgtaggcgtctgtggaaccctccacccaggcgcctgtggcctattttgaggaggtcacctaag gactccacacacgggacgggacaggacctggtccacggagatccccgctccacctccctgcaggaggcgcaggtgccccacgagagcagcagagcccaggacgcgctcagg gggggagctggaccatcagggagcggggatgaggcctacagggcttggagcctccagcgacacaggctggagaagctggtggcaaagctggtgCCTGCCGTTCTGGGCGGGCACCCCTCctatttgaatacatttctggGCAATTATCGAAGTTTTGCCaccgcccagcaggtgctggaccatctgttccgaag atacggatgcgtcctccctgttatggaagaggacgggggacccctgcaccagctgaaaca ggccatggcctccatcctgggcacctggatgTTCCAGTACCCAGGTGatttccaccagcctccagaattcccaTGCCTGAAGATGGTTGTCGCTTATGTAGAgctcagcatgcctggctcagacctggagcagcaggcccacctcctcctggcacagctggagcaactggaactcccagaggcagacagtgatg caccagctccagaacccgctggggaaacccctctgggtggagagccagctccagctctcctgcctgcgaCAGCGCCAGCGCCAGCGCCagcgccagagccagagccagagccagagcagagggacgcACT gtcctgtgaggcagcggcctcctccctcttgtctgctgtggacccagggcccagctcagggcctccatCAACACTCCCTGAGACCCCACCCTTG CCCTAA